In a genomic window of Papilio machaon chromosome 4, ilPapMach1.1, whole genome shotgun sequence:
- the LOC106720195 gene encoding FGGY carbohydrate kinase domain-containing protein, with translation MVRNKDMNTQSFFIGVDVGSGSARAALVDQDGHILRTSVKELRIWKPQPDFYEQSSNDIWNCCEFVINEVVRNVNPEDIKGIGFDATCSLVALDRNGNPLAVSNSNNNEQNVIMWMDHRAQAEAEFINKTGHEILKYVGGKVSLEMEMPKLKWLKQNLPNKWADFGYFFDLPDFLTWKATGSESRSLCSLVCKWNYECSIDGKKGWNEDFLRNVGLDDLAAFEFKKIGSKVLMPGEKCGGLKSDVARSLGLIPGTPVATSIIDAHSGGLGMIGTNGEGIAKEMSSRLSLICGTSTCHMAVNEKPILVPGIWGPYFSAMVPNLWLNEAGQSASGMLLDYVISSHPAGIQLSKKYSTGEVRTHLRQLLAKITKEKGLSDVSLLSKDFHIWPDYHGNRSPLADPSMKGMICGLTINNSEENLALLYLATLQALSYGTRHIIEALVESGYEPFKSLLICGGLSKDPLFVQIQADVVALPVLKPHESESVLLGAAILGACASQYFNSVQAAIETMGGKADVVRPNLNTKAFHDKKYKVFLRMFEDQLKYRAIMN, from the exons ATGG TGAGAAATAAGGATATGAACACtcaatcattttttattgGCGTGGATGTGGGGTCAGGTAGTGCCAGAGCAGCTCTGGTCGATCAAGATGGACACATACTGCGCACATCAGTTAAGGAACTTCGAATATGGAAACCCCAACCTGATTTTTATGAACAGTCCTCTAACGATATATGGAATTGTTGTGAATTTGTCATAAAT GAAGTTGTTAGAAATGTGAATCCAGAAGATATTAAAGGGATTGGCTTTGATGCCACATGTTCTTTGGTGGCATTGGATAGAAATGGTAACCCCTTAGCAGTTAGCAACTCTAATAACAATGAACAGAATGTTATAATGTGGATGGATCACAGAGCTCAAGCTGAGGCTgagtttataaacaaaacaggTCATGAAATCCTAAAGTATGTAGGTGGCAAGGTAAGCCTGGAAATGGAGATGCCAAAGTTAAAGTGGTTGAAGCAAAATTTACCGAACAAGTGGGCAGattttggatatttttttgatttaccAGACTTTCTAACTTGGAAAGCTACAGGATCAGAAAGCCGGTCACTTTGTTCTCTGGTTTGCAAATGGAATTATGAATGTTCTATTGATGGTAAAAAAGGGTGGAATGAAGATTTTCTTCGAAATGTTGGCTTGGATGACTTAGCTGCATTTGAGTTTAAGAAGATAGGGAGTAAAGTTTTAATGCCTGGAGAGAAGTGTGGTGGACTGAAGAGTGATGTTGCTAGATCTCTCGGCCTTATTCCCGGCACCCCAGTGGCTACTTCTATCATTGACGCTCACTCTGGTGGACTTGGTATGATTGGTACAAATGGGGAGGGCATTGCAAAGGAGATGTCAAGTAGACTCAGCTTAATATGTGGTACTTCCACCTGCCACATGGCTGTCAATGAGAAGCCTATACTAGTGCCCGGTATATGGGGACCTTATTTTAGTGCAATGGTACCTAACTTGTGGTTAAATGAAGCTGGTCAAAGTGCCTCTGGCATGCTTTTAGACTATGTTATATCAAGTCATCCAGCAGGAATTCAATTGTCGAAGAAATATTCCACTGGAGA GGTGCGTACTCATTTAAGGCAGCTGCTggcaaaaataacaaaagaaaaagggTTAAGCGATGTAAGTTTATTAAGCAAAGACTTTCATATTTGGCCGGATTATCATGGTAACCGATCTCCGTTGGCTGATCCATCTATGAAAGGAATGATTTGTGGGCTCACAATCAACAACAGTGAGGAGAATCTCGCTTTACTCTACCTGGCAACGTTACAGGCTTTATCG tatgGTACGCGGCATATAATCGAGGCATTGGTGGAATCGGGTTATGAACCATTCAAATCGTTGCTCATCTGTGGTGGGCTATCGAAGGATCCTCTATTTGTACAAATACAAGCGGATGTTGTGGCTTTGCCTGTGCTCAAACCCCACGAATCGGAGTCAGTTTTGTTAGGCGCCGCTATCCTTGGTGCGTGCGCATCGCAATACTTTAACAGTGTTCAAGCCGCCATAGAGACAATGGGAGGCAAAGCCGATGTCGTTCGTCCAAATCTTAATACCAAAGCATTCCATGACAAAAAGTATAAAGTATTTCTTAGAATGTTCGAAGATCAGTTGAAGTATAGAGCTATTATGAATTAG
- the LOC106720189 gene encoding caspase-8, translating to MNMLRSEAKTHLQDCFSDNIRTINLEMVSEIQNDIDYYDTVSLVFLLYDVPDTALQRLIVFQRVYKDTNMNLLYDWALNVHSRPTWRYEFLEALTICRLYHVIKKLGFDVASVKERYMPGNINVCVYINPIKKALYKFCENVTANNLVRLKKSLLTYEIDTSEHESCELICLELISQKFISLTQNNLAAKIKQCQVEKLVKIVENIPGLKKIAEDLQIIANKINNDSNFSSPQIMSTPISLSTAKTKLKEDKFDESFCDIFQCLNELQEEDIPVMNLKSDTKNLTKDAYPIINTDRIGVCCIVNQEEFHPSKDSIENNFQTHMLDNRLGSTKDQQSLEHLMSSLNFKIKSCRNLNHRDMFKFIRDVINNDVRPDDSIFMLCILSHGIRGHVYAADSVKVKVEDIQKLLDSDDASNLHGKPKILILQACQVDEHRPMPHLVADGPTTNYFLRKSDFLIYWATAPEYEAYRDEQKGSIFIQILCYTIGKKARQEHLYDIFTKVTDSVSYICSRLQQIQVPIFESTLRKKLYLQLPQVSQ from the coding sequence ATGAATATGTTACGTTCAGAGGCGAAGACTCATCTCCAAGATTGTTTTAGTGACAACATACGAACAATAAACCTTGAAATGGTATCAGAGATTCAAAATGATATAGATTATTATGATACAGTTTCATTGGTTTTCTTGCTTTATGACGTCCCTGATACAGCTCTGCAAAGGCTTATTGTATTTCAACGTGTTTATAAAGATACTAacatgaatttattatatgacTGGGCCTTAAACGTTCATTCTCGACCTACATGGAGGTATGAATTTTTAGAAGCACTTACCATTTGCCGCTTATatcatgttattaaaaaactagGTTTTGATGTTGCTAGTGTCAAGGAACGATATATGCCtggaaatataaatgtatgtgTATATATTAATCCTATAAAGAAAGCTCTTTacaaattttgtgaaaatgtaACTGCAAATAATCTTgtgagattaaaaaaatcattattgacATATGAAATTGATACATCTGAGCATGAATCTTGTGAGCTGATATGTTTGGAATTAATATCCCAAAAGTTTATAAGCCTGActcaaaataatttagcaGCGAAGATTAAGCAATGTCAAGTGGAAAAACTGGTAAAGATTGTAGAAAATATACCTGGCTTGAAAAAAATAGCAGAAGATCTACAAataattgcaaataaaattaataatgactCAAATTTTTCATCACCACAAATAATGAGTACTCCAATTAGTTTATCTACAGCAAAAACTAAGTTAAAAGAAGATAAATTTGATGAAAGTTTCTgtgatatatttcaatgtttgaATGAATTACAAGAGGAAGATATTCCCGTTATGAACTTGAAGTCTGACACAAAAAATCTGACTAAAGATGCTTATCCTATTATAAATACAGATAGAATTGGTGTTTGCTGTATTGTAAATCAAGAAGAATTTCATCCGTCAAAAGAtagcattgaaaataattttcaaacacaTATGTTGGATAATCGTTTAGGTTCAACAAAAGACCAACAGAGCCTAGAGCATTTAATGTCAtcactaaattttaaaataaaaagctgcCGTAACCTGAACCATAgagatatgtttaaatttatcagggatgtaataaataatgatgttCGTCCCGATGATagcatttttatgttatgtattttatcaCATGGCATTAGAGGACATGTGTATGCTGCTGATTctgtaaaagtaaaagttgAAGATATCCAGAAATTGTTAGACTCTGACGATGCAAGTAATTTACATGGAAAGCCCAAAATCTTGATTCTGCAGGCCTGTCAAGTTGATGAACACAGACCTATGCCCCATTTGGTAGCTGATGGACCGACAACAAATTATTTCCTTAGAAAATCagattttcttatatattgGGCCACTGCACCCGAATATGAAGCCTATAGAGATGAGCAAAAAGGatctatatttattcaaattttatgttatacgATAGGTAAGAAGGCAAGACAAGAACACTTGtatgatatatttacaaaagtaaCAGATTCTGTTTCTTACATTTGTAGTAGATTACAACAGATCCAGGTGCCAATATTTGAATCAACATTACGTAAAAAACTTTACCTACAATTGCCTCAAGTATCACAATGA
- the LOC106720275 gene encoding ribonuclease P/MRP protein subunit POP5, producing MVRFKNRYITVEISSPLIPENKPLSLKSKIFHETVLEKIQQLHGDFGVAAVRSGFLTKYCNENTRIAILRARHGPHKFVSSSLPFITKIGKLDVSIRTLHVGATLKHSFKFILKHQRAYLDSMWSKLKTDEERKNLEAAVMDFTKTDVTINIENIA from the exons atggtCCGTTTTAAGAACag ATACATAACTGTTGAAATTTCATCACCTTTGATACCAGAGAACAAACCTCTTTCTTTGAAATCgaaaatatttcatgaaaCTGTGCTTGAAAAAATACAGCAATTACATGGAGACTTTGGTGTAGCAGCTGTCAGATCTGGATTTCTAACAAAATATTGCAATGAGAATACTCGAATAGCAATCCTAAGAGCTAGACATGGGCCTCACAAGTTTGTTTCAAGCAGTTTACCATTCATTACAAAAATAGGTAAACTGGATGTCAGTATAAGAACTCTACATGTTGGGGCAACTTTAAAAcacagttttaaatttatccttAAGCACCAAAGAGCATATTTGGATTCAATGtggtcaaaattaaaaactgatgAAGAACGTAAGAATCTTGAAGCAGCTGTAATGGATTTCACTAAGACAGATGTCAcaataaacatagaaaatattgcttaa
- the LOC106720263 gene encoding mitochondrial translation release factor in rescue, translating into MQNLRCFSHIFRAQPVPILHCSVASKHIDYSLVPKINESDLTEHFVRGGGPGGSAVNKNANCVVLTHNPTGTVIKCHISRCQDENRKLAREMLIAKLDKVLNGEDSVAAQKRRLQEEKLKKNEYKRKKMAELKEEWKKREGLV; encoded by the exons ATGCAAAATCTTAGATGTTTTAGCCACATTTTTAGAGCACAACCTGTTCCTATATTACATTGTTCAGTAGCATCAAAGCATATTGATTACTCACTTGTGcctaaaataaatgaatcagACTTGACAGAGCATTTTGTTAGAGGGGGAGGCCCTGGTGGTTCTGCtgtcaataaaaatgcaaactGTGTAGTTTTAACCCACAATCCTACAG gaaCAGTAATTAAATGTCATATTAGTAGATGCCAGGATGAGAATAGAAAACTAGCTAGAGAAATGTTAATTGCCAAGTtagataaagttttaaatggagAAGACAGTGTTGCCGCTCAAAAAAGAAGATTGCAAGAAGAAAAACTTAAGAAAAacgaatataaaagaaagaaaatggCAGAACTTAAGGAGGAATGGAAGAAACGAGAAGgcttagtttaa